A region from the Ignavibacteria bacterium genome encodes:
- a CDS encoding TIGR02253 family HAD-type hydrolase, whose protein sequence is MIRAIIFDLDNTLVDFMAMKRIAVDAAITAMIDAGLTLSREEILEKINLIYNEKGMEYQHVFDTLLYEQFQKVDYKILSAGIIAYRKAREASLVPYPHITSTLFELLKQQLKLAVVSDAPKREAWLRLSYLNFAHVFDFVITFEDTGERKPNPGPFLKALELLNVNANEAIMVGDWAERDMVGAANVGMKTVFARYGDAFGTVEAQADYEITDIRQLLDIIEKENALSFGND, encoded by the coding sequence ATGATACGCGCAATCATTTTTGATTTGGATAATACGCTTGTAGATTTTATGGCAATGAAGCGCATTGCTGTTGATGCCGCAATTACCGCAATGATTGATGCAGGACTTACTCTCTCACGCGAAGAAATTCTTGAAAAAATCAATCTCATCTACAATGAAAAAGGAATGGAATATCAACACGTTTTTGACACACTTCTATACGAACAATTTCAAAAAGTGGATTACAAAATTCTTTCCGCAGGAATTATTGCCTATCGAAAAGCGCGAGAAGCATCACTTGTTCCGTATCCTCACATAACATCAACGCTGTTCGAATTATTAAAACAACAACTCAAACTCGCGGTAGTTTCCGACGCGCCGAAACGTGAGGCGTGGCTGCGACTTTCATACTTAAATTTTGCACACGTTTTTGATTTCGTCATAACGTTCGAAGACACAGGCGAACGAAAACCCAATCCTGGTCCTTTTTTGAAAGCGTTAGAACTTCTCAACGTAAACGCAAACGAAGCAATAATGGTTGGAGATTGGGCGGAACGCGATATGGTAGGCGCCGCAAACGTTGGAATGAAAACGGTCTTTGCGCGCTACGGTGACGCGTTCGGAACAGTTGAAGCCCAAGCGGATTATGAGATAACTGATATTCGGCAGTTGCTCGATATTATTGAAAAAGAAAATGCACTTTCTTTCGGCAATGATTGA
- a CDS encoding short-chain dehydrogenase, which produces MNIKGQTVLVIGGWGLVGSAVCHRILEEQPKKVIITSLKKEETDDAVTQLRKEYPKLKKEMFQSWWGNIFVRNAFKDLPREEILSNEKYRRTLIDDILNEMTSTVLEQSSVYQLLKKFKPSIVVDCVNSATGIAYQDIFQSSRDVLQALDKQNGNVKEKIERLLCTQYTPQLIRHVQLLYRSMQLLQTKIYVKIGTSGTGGMGLNIPYTHSEERPSRVLLSKSSVAGAHTMLLFLMGRTPDAPIIKEIKPTAAIAWKKISYGEIKKRGKVISLVDCPPKNGFQLKEIIKIRDEKIGIELNQPMKSVFIDTGENGLFSKNEFEAISTAGQMEYVTPEEIADAVVMEIKGGNTGHDIVNALDNAVLDPTYRAGFMWNSAIQKLEELEKKHNVESIAFEILGPPRLSKLLFEAYLLKKCFLSMRSVMKANANILSKQLSNEIAKNKSLRSQIISVGIPILMPDGKTLLRGKEIKIPAFLGENELKISSEKIATWSRDGWVDLRVANMEKWKSRMNIIIAEAEKISVEETSSRYFRRKSYWNDFNSIEPGKLAAWIFTVEEQGKRGKA; this is translated from the coding sequence ATGAACATCAAAGGTCAAACAGTATTAGTAATTGGCGGCTGGGGATTGGTTGGCTCCGCAGTTTGTCATCGTATTCTTGAAGAGCAACCGAAAAAAGTTATCATCACTTCGCTGAAAAAAGAAGAAACGGATGATGCAGTTACGCAACTTCGCAAAGAATATCCGAAGTTGAAAAAAGAAATGTTTCAATCGTGGTGGGGAAATATTTTTGTGCGCAATGCATTCAAAGATTTGCCGCGCGAAGAAATTCTTTCCAACGAAAAATATCGCAGAACGTTGATTGACGATATTCTCAATGAAATGACTTCAACGGTTCTGGAGCAATCATCGGTGTATCAACTTCTGAAAAAATTCAAACCGTCGATTGTTGTTGATTGCGTGAACTCTGCAACGGGAATTGCGTATCAAGATATTTTTCAAAGTTCGCGCGATGTGTTGCAAGCGTTGGATAAACAAAACGGAAACGTAAAAGAAAAAATCGAACGATTGCTCTGCACACAATACACGCCGCAACTTATTCGCCACGTGCAATTATTATATCGTTCGATGCAACTTCTGCAAACAAAAATTTATGTGAAAATCGGAACGAGTGGAACAGGAGGAATGGGGCTCAACATCCCGTACACGCATAGCGAAGAACGTCCGTCGCGCGTGTTGCTTTCAAAATCTTCTGTTGCCGGCGCGCATACGATGTTGTTGTTTTTGATGGGAAGAACTCCTGATGCTCCGATTATCAAAGAGATAAAACCGACGGCGGCGATTGCGTGGAAAAAAATTTCGTACGGAGAAATAAAAAAACGCGGTAAAGTAATTTCACTTGTTGATTGTCCGCCGAAGAATGGATTTCAACTGAAAGAGATAATAAAAATTCGCGATGAAAAAATCGGTATTGAATTGAATCAGCCGATGAAATCGGTATTCATTGATACGGGAGAGAACGGATTGTTTTCTAAAAATGAATTCGAAGCAATTTCCACTGCGGGGCAAATGGAATATGTTACGCCGGAAGAAATAGCCGATGCTGTTGTGATGGAAATAAAAGGCGGAAACACAGGACACGATATTGTGAACGCGCTCGATAATGCTGTGCTTGACCCAACGTATCGCGCGGGATTTATGTGGAACAGTGCAATTCAAAAATTGGAAGAGTTGGAAAAGAAACACAACGTTGAGAGTATAGCGTTTGAAATTCTTGGTCCGCCGCGACTTTCAAAACTATTGTTTGAAGCATATTTGTTAAAGAAATGTTTTTTGTCAATGAGATCAGTGATGAAAGCGAATGCGAACATACTTTCAAAACAATTATCGAATGAAATTGCAAAGAACAAATCACTACGCTCGCAAATTATTTCTGTCGGCATTCCTATTTTAATGCCCGATGGAAAAACATTGTTGCGTGGAAAGGAAATAAAAATTCCTGCGTTTCTTGGCGAGAATGAATTGAAAATTTCTTCCGAAAAAATTGCAACGTGGTCGCGCGATGGTTGGGTTGATTTGCGTGTAGCGAATATGGAAAAATGGAAATCGCGAATGAACATAATAATTGCCGAAGCCGAAAAAATTTCTGTAGAAGAAACAAGTTCTCGGTACTTCCGTAGAAAAAGTTATTGGAACGATTTCAATTCAATTGAGCCAGGAAAACTTGCCGCGTGGATTTTTACGGTGGAAGAGCAAGGGAAGAGGGGAAAAGCGTGA
- the hisS gene encoding histidine--tRNA ligase: MSNVKFYFMSNENQNKIIEPRTVKGMRDYLPETVIARRKIIETVRTVFERYGFVPLDTPALEYVETLVGHGDTSKNIFRSKIPEGEDIALRFDLTVPLARVVSQYSELPKPFRRYHVAPVWRADKPDPGRFREFIQFDLDTVGSSSMAADTEILCGMYDVLSALGIERFRLRFSNRKILNALLDFANVPQGLGKNVFRILDKLDKISFDEVALELTEGRVDVSGDTIRGLGLNDESVTKIKQFLDLPNATRNESLVNIERLFTNVSSAQEGINELKEICSSLDALKLSDEKITIDFSLARGLDYYTGPVFEAILLDAPEFGSVFGGGRYDDLVQRFLGKNIPAVGASTGIDRLLAALQKLERLETVSSTAHVLVTVMEKDKMLDYQQLTRELRSAGINTELYLGEEKGLGKQLQYANKMQIPLAVIIGSNEFEKNEVTLKDLRAGKNVDASNKEEYIKATKQAQVVVSRPQLLSSIQSLLK; encoded by the coding sequence ATGTCAAATGTAAAATTCTATTTTATGTCGAACGAAAACCAAAATAAAATAATCGAACCTCGCACTGTTAAAGGAATGCGCGATTATCTTCCCGAAACAGTTATCGCACGAAGAAAAATTATCGAAACCGTGCGAACAGTTTTTGAGCGATATGGATTTGTTCCCCTTGATACACCGGCGTTAGAATATGTTGAAACATTGGTTGGGCACGGTGATACATCTAAAAATATTTTCCGTTCAAAAATCCCAGAGGGAGAAGACATTGCATTACGATTCGATTTAACTGTCCCACTCGCTCGCGTAGTATCTCAATATTCCGAATTACCGAAACCATTTCGTCGCTATCATGTTGCACCAGTTTGGAGAGCAGATAAACCTGACCCGGGAAGATTTCGAGAATTCATTCAATTTGATTTAGATACAGTTGGAAGTTCTTCAATGGCGGCAGATACTGAAATACTTTGCGGGATGTACGATGTTCTCTCTGCTTTGGGAATTGAGCGATTTCGTCTGCGATTCAGCAATAGAAAAATACTCAATGCACTTTTAGATTTTGCGAACGTACCTCAGGGATTAGGAAAAAATGTTTTTCGTATTCTTGATAAACTCGATAAAATTAGTTTCGATGAAGTTGCATTGGAATTAACGGAAGGAAGAGTTGATGTGTCGGGCGATACCATTCGTGGACTTGGACTAAATGATGAGAGCGTTACAAAAATAAAACAGTTCCTTGATTTACCAAACGCGACAAGAAACGAATCGCTTGTTAACATTGAACGTCTCTTTACCAATGTATCTTCTGCACAAGAAGGAATCAACGAGTTAAAAGAAATATGTTCTTCTCTCGATGCGCTCAAACTTTCCGACGAAAAAATTACGATTGATTTTTCTCTTGCTCGCGGATTAGATTATTACACCGGACCTGTGTTTGAAGCAATATTACTCGATGCACCGGAATTTGGTTCTGTTTTTGGAGGAGGACGCTATGACGATTTAGTGCAGCGATTTCTCGGGAAAAATATTCCCGCAGTTGGCGCATCAACAGGAATTGATAGATTGCTTGCCGCGTTACAAAAACTTGAGCGACTTGAAACTGTTTCTTCCACTGCGCATGTGCTTGTAACAGTGATGGAAAAAGATAAAATGCTCGATTACCAACAACTTACCCGTGAATTACGCAGCGCCGGTATTAACACGGAACTTTATCTCGGAGAAGAAAAAGGATTGGGGAAGCAATTGCAATACGCCAACAAAATGCAAATTCCGCTTGCCGTTATTATCGGCTCAAACGAATTTGAAAAGAACGAAGTTACGTTAAAAGATTTACGAGCTGGAAAAAATGTTGATGCATCGAACAAAGAAGAATACATCAAAGCGACAAAGCAAGCGCAAGTTGTTGTTTCTCGTCCTCAACTTCTTTCTTCAATTCAATCATTGTTGAAATAA
- a CDS encoding DoxX family protein: protein MKHSDFFTLIIRLTVGIFFLYVGVQKINSGWLTSNERLNKSLYDYNDNATGIQNTYLDKLAIPFSSIWAPLIALGETALGVSLLIGLFTRTSTLMGLLMILNFHFANGNLFSADFFESSGAIVLCGTLLYLFFSYCGYSYGLDALISVNVHKRKGKSKSAKIS, encoded by the coding sequence ATGAAACATTCAGATTTTTTTACACTGATTATTCGTCTCACTGTTGGAATTTTCTTTTTGTATGTCGGCGTTCAGAAAATAAACAGCGGATGGCTTACCTCGAATGAACGATTAAATAAATCGTTGTATGATTACAATGACAATGCAACAGGAATACAAAATACATATCTTGATAAATTAGCAATTCCTTTCTCTTCCATTTGGGCGCCGCTTATTGCTCTCGGAGAAACCGCATTAGGAGTTTCGTTGCTTATCGGGCTTTTTACACGCACTTCAACACTTATGGGATTATTGATGATTCTCAATTTTCATTTCGCAAACGGAAATTTATTTTCAGCAGATTTTTTTGAAAGTAGTGGAGCAATTGTTTTATGCGGAACACTCCTTTATTTATTTTTCAGTTACTGCGGATATTCGTATGGTCTTGATGCACTTATCTCTGTAAACGTTCATAAACGAAAAGGAAAATCGAAGTCTGCAAAAATCAGTTAA
- the acpS gene encoding holo-[acyl-carrier-protein] synthase — protein MHFLSAMIDGIGVDVLDLKRLERILKQWGNIFHEKILTEKEIAYCLSKQNSAQHIAARFAAKEAIAKSFSFGWRGVFRWKDIEIINDESGKPHVFLANKLQNLLADRKIHLSLSHSETTVIAFAVIEK, from the coding sequence ATGCACTTTCTTTCGGCAATGATTGATGGTATTGGCGTTGACGTTCTTGATTTGAAACGTTTGGAGCGCATATTGAAACAATGGGGAAATATTTTTCACGAAAAAATTCTGACGGAAAAAGAAATTGCGTATTGTCTATCGAAGCAAAATTCCGCACAGCACATTGCCGCACGATTTGCCGCGAAAGAAGCAATTGCAAAATCATTCTCTTTCGGATGGCGAGGCGTTTTTCGTTGGAAAGATATTGAAATCATCAACGATGAATCGGGAAAACCTCACGTATTCCTTGCTAACAAATTGCAGAATCTCTTAGCAGATAGAAAAATTCATCTCTCTCTTTCACATTCCGAGACAACCGTCATTGCATTTGCAGTAATTGAGAAATGA
- the hutH gene encoding histidine ammonia-lyase has protein sequence MSPLELTGTSLTIENIFSVARNFQEVTLSPSAKKKMLASRKWIEDAVKQNKSVYGVTTGFGAFQNVRLQQNQVEELQRNLVLSHCAGVGEPFPDEVVRAMILLRANALAAGYSGVRVEVVEMLLAMLNKQVHPVVPSKGSVGSSGDLAPLSHIASVMIGEGWAAIGEYGEVVTGKEALEQMKIPPLILQAKEGLALLNGTQAMLAVGTLALGDAKNLFKLANVAASLSLEALKGKSSPFQSNVQKLRPYVGQQFVANMIREFTSGSSLLDCVDDDTNDKIQDSYSLRCIPQVHGATFDALSYVQAIIEIELNSVTDNPHIFADENEVVSAGNFHGQPLALALDFLKLAIAELGNISERRIAKLLDKNHNNGLPAFLCVDGGVQSGLMIAQYTAASLVSENKVLIHPASGDSIPTSANQEDHNSMGTIAARHAAEVVSNVEYIIAIEILCSCQAIDFRLRQNPKAQLGEGTKNFFEMIRNGLGIPFVDKDRDISFDIETLKEIVHTIEREFISVTNE, from the coding sequence ATGTCTCCACTCGAACTCACCGGCACATCACTCACCATCGAAAATATTTTCTCCGTTGCAAGAAATTTTCAGGAAGTAACGCTTTCTCCATCTGCAAAAAAGAAAATGCTTGCTTCTCGAAAATGGATTGAAGATGCAGTGAAGCAAAATAAAAGCGTGTATGGAGTTACGACGGGGTTCGGCGCATTTCAAAATGTTCGTTTGCAACAAAATCAAGTTGAGGAATTACAGCGGAATCTTGTGTTGAGTCATTGCGCGGGAGTTGGCGAACCATTTCCCGATGAAGTTGTACGCGCGATGATATTGCTTCGAGCGAATGCGCTTGCGGCGGGATATTCCGGTGTACGTGTTGAAGTTGTCGAAATGCTGCTCGCAATGTTGAATAAACAAGTTCATCCCGTTGTCCCGTCGAAAGGTTCTGTTGGTTCTAGTGGAGATTTGGCTCCGCTTTCGCATATCGCTTCGGTAATGATTGGCGAAGGTTGGGCTGCAATCGGTGAATATGGCGAAGTTGTAACGGGAAAAGAAGCGTTGGAGCAAATGAAAATTCCGCCGCTCATACTTCAAGCGAAAGAAGGGCTTGCGTTGTTGAATGGAACACAAGCAATGCTCGCAGTCGGAACGCTTGCACTTGGCGATGCAAAAAATCTTTTTAAGTTAGCAAACGTCGCTGCATCGTTATCGCTTGAAGCATTGAAAGGAAAGAGTTCTCCGTTTCAGTCAAATGTGCAAAAACTTCGTCCGTATGTTGGACAGCAATTTGTTGCGAATATGATTCGGGAATTTACAAGCGGAAGTTCATTGCTCGATTGCGTTGATGACGACACGAACGATAAAATTCAAGACTCGTATTCGCTGCGATGTATTCCTCAAGTTCACGGAGCAACGTTCGATGCGCTTTCGTATGTGCAAGCAATCATCGAAATCGAACTTAATTCCGTTACCGATAATCCGCATATTTTTGCTGATGAAAATGAAGTTGTCAGCGCAGGAAATTTTCACGGACAACCGCTCGCACTTGCATTAGATTTCTTAAAACTTGCAATTGCCGAACTTGGAAATATTTCCGAACGTCGCATTGCAAAACTTCTCGACAAAAATCATAATAACGGTTTACCTGCGTTTCTGTGTGTTGATGGCGGCGTTCAATCCGGTTTGATGATTGCGCAATATACTGCTGCTTCCCTCGTTTCCGAAAACAAAGTTCTCATTCATCCCGCAAGCGGTGATTCAATTCCGACTTCTGCGAATCAGGAAGACCACAACTCGATGGGAACAATTGCTGCACGCCACGCGGCAGAAGTTGTTTCCAATGTTGAATACATTATTGCGATTGAAATTCTCTGCTCGTGTCAAGCGATTGATTTTCGTTTGCGACAAAATCCGAAAGCGCAACTTGGTGAAGGAACGAAAAACTTTTTCGAAATGATTCGTAACGGGCTTGGCATTCCATTCGTTGATAAGGATAGAGATATTTCTTTCGATATTGAAACATTGAAGGAAATTGTTCATACGATTGAGAGAGAATTTATTTCTGTGACGAATGAATAA
- a CDS encoding DUF1624 domain-containing protein produces the protein MNHSPSASRFHFIDIFRGCAVFFMIETHVVNALLLPVLRDEFSYKVLTFCNGFVAPSFLFCAGLSLAIAIHKKWDRFISLGSTFWRYNARLLFIFCVGYALHLPLFSLRMMTELHDEKILSSFYQADVLQAISLTLIFLAFLVAIIRNKKIYFFVAGIIALLIIFSSPIIRELDYSNSPMWIRPYLTMNVKSQFPLFPWSAFLMSGTIIGAMFMNAKENNREQQFIKNISLLAVSGIILSLLIEMLPFDIYPNHNFWKASPEFFFMRLGFVVLFFCGWWMYEQKIESALQSHIIVIRKNFSSIVSAMKIFGQESLLVYVVHLWVVYGSVMIHWSMIHQYGKTLGCVECFVLSFALIAAMYVLAFGWHWGKNNYGKISTSLQYAIVTTVLLAFLVR, from the coding sequence ATGAATCATTCTCCATCGGCTTCTCGCTTTCATTTCATAGATATATTTCGAGGTTGCGCGGTGTTTTTTATGATTGAAACACACGTAGTCAATGCGTTGCTACTTCCTGTTTTGCGGGATGAGTTTTCGTACAAAGTACTGACGTTCTGCAATGGATTTGTCGCGCCGTCGTTTTTATTTTGCGCCGGATTATCGTTGGCTATTGCGATACATAAAAAATGGGACAGGTTCATTTCGCTCGGTTCAACATTTTGGAGATATAATGCGCGATTGCTTTTTATTTTTTGTGTCGGTTATGCGTTGCACCTTCCATTGTTTTCATTGAGAATGATGACGGAATTACACGACGAAAAAATTCTTTCTTCGTTTTATCAGGCAGATGTTTTACAAGCGATTTCATTGACGTTGATATTTCTTGCATTTCTTGTTGCAATTATTCGTAATAAGAAAATTTATTTTTTTGTTGCCGGAATAATTGCACTTCTCATTATTTTTAGTAGTCCGATAATTCGTGAATTGGATTATAGTAATTCCCCTATGTGGATTCGTCCGTATTTGACGATGAATGTAAAATCACAATTTCCACTTTTTCCTTGGTCTGCATTTTTGATGAGTGGAACAATTATCGGCGCAATGTTTATGAATGCGAAAGAGAATAATCGTGAGCAGCAATTCATAAAAAATATTTCGTTGCTCGCAGTGAGTGGAATTATACTTTCACTTCTCATTGAAATGCTTCCCTTTGATATTTATCCGAACCACAATTTTTGGAAAGCAAGCCCGGAGTTCTTTTTTATGCGGCTTGGCTTTGTTGTTTTGTTTTTCTGCGGGTGGTGGATGTACGAACAAAAAATTGAATCAGCATTGCAAAGTCACATTATTGTAATTCGTAAAAATTTCTCATCAATTGTTTCTGCAATGAAAATATTCGGACAAGAATCGTTATTAGTGTACGTCGTTCACCTTTGGGTTGTGTATGGTTCGGTAATGATACATTGGAGTATGATTCACCAATACGGTAAAACACTTGGTTGTGTTGAATGTTTTGTGTTGTCTTTTGCACTTATCGCGGCAATGTATGTTCTCGCATTCGGTTGGCATTGGGGAAAAAATAATTATGGAAAGATTTCGACTTCGTTGCAATATGCAATCGTAACAACGGTTTTATTGGCGTTTCTTGTTCGGTAG
- a CDS encoding GTPase Era — translation MTNNFRAGFVAIVGKPNVGKSTLMNCILQHKLSIVTPKPQTTRDKILGIYNRENCQILFLDTPGIIEPKYKLHSVMMQSAHSSLDDADVVLLMIDATDFDIHSPQRLEKVGDDISFQAIHKTTKPTFLIINKVDAVEKGKILEIISMISQQFAFKEYIPISALNMVGISDLLKTIEMYLPLHPPYYSEDELSDKNERFFVSEIIREKVFQLLKQEIPYSTAVNVVEFIERPGKPDKISAEIVVERQSQKGIVIGARGMMLKNIGTRARKDIEQFLGRKVFLELFVKVREDWRENDTFLREYGYK, via the coding sequence ATGACGAATAACTTTCGCGCAGGTTTTGTAGCAATTGTTGGAAAACCGAATGTTGGAAAATCAACGTTGATGAATTGTATTTTGCAGCATAAACTTTCCATCGTAACACCGAAACCGCAAACTACGCGCGACAAGATTTTAGGAATTTATAACAGAGAGAATTGTCAAATTCTTTTTCTCGATACGCCGGGAATTATCGAGCCGAAATATAAATTGCACAGCGTAATGATGCAGTCCGCGCATAGTTCGCTCGATGATGCGGACGTTGTGTTGCTGATGATTGACGCAACGGATTTCGACATTCACTCGCCGCAGCGATTAGAAAAAGTTGGCGACGATATTTCTTTTCAAGCAATTCATAAAACGACGAAGCCAACTTTTCTTATTATCAATAAAGTTGATGCGGTGGAGAAAGGAAAAATTTTAGAAATCATTTCAATGATTTCCCAACAGTTTGCATTCAAAGAATACATTCCGATTTCTGCGTTGAATATGGTTGGTATTTCCGATTTACTGAAAACGATTGAAATGTATTTGCCGCTTCATCCGCCGTATTATTCCGAAGATGAATTGAGCGATAAGAACGAGCGATTTTTTGTTTCGGAAATTATTCGCGAAAAAGTTTTTCAACTTCTCAAACAAGAAATTCCCTATTCCACCGCAGTGAATGTTGTTGAATTTATTGAACGTCCTGGAAAGCCCGATAAAATTTCTGCTGAGATTGTTGTGGAGCGGCAGTCGCAAAAAGGAATCGTGATTGGCGCAAGAGGTATGATGCTGAAAAACATCGGAACACGAGCGCGAAAAGACATCGAACAATTTCTCGGAAGAAAAGTTTTTCTTGAACTCTTTGTGAAAGTGCGAGAAGATTGGCGCGAGAACGATACGTTTTTGAGAGAGTATGGATATAAGTAG
- the mnmA gene encoding tRNA 2-thiouridine(34) synthase MnmA: protein MKPIHKSPKDTTVVVAMSGGVDSSVAAAILAEQGYNLIGITIKTYRYEDVGGNIGNESSCCSLDGINDARGVASQLGFPHYVLDFSEVFARTVIDKFSSEYLSGRTPNPCVICNREIKWAELIRKAESLGADFIATGHYANVRFDETKQRYIVSRGKDASKDQSYALWGLTQHSLARTMFPLAELTKPEARAIGEKHNLRVAKKGESYEICFIPDNNYERFLKERITNLEEDVRGGKIMFEGKEIGTHRGFPFYTIGQREGLGVAVGEKIYITEIDAKENTIYVGRDVELFHRGLIASNVNLIAYENISVPINVTAKIRYGDSGSSAKAYIDTEGKLHVLFDEPKRAITPGQSVALYEGDDVIGGGVIDEVVE, encoded by the coding sequence ATGAAACCAATTCACAAATCACCAAAAGATACAACTGTAGTCGTAGCAATGAGCGGCGGAGTGGATTCGTCTGTTGCAGCGGCGATTCTGGCTGAACAAGGTTACAACCTCATCGGCATTACGATAAAAACATATCGTTACGAAGACGTTGGCGGCAATATCGGAAACGAATCGAGTTGCTGCTCGCTCGATGGAATTAACGATGCGCGCGGTGTTGCATCTCAACTTGGTTTTCCGCATTACGTGTTAGATTTTTCCGAAGTGTTTGCGCGCACGGTGATTGATAAATTTTCCAGCGAATATCTCAGTGGACGAACACCGAATCCGTGCGTGATTTGCAATCGTGAAATCAAATGGGCAGAACTCATTCGTAAAGCAGAATCACTCGGTGCGGATTTTATTGCAACTGGACATTATGCAAACGTGCGATTCGATGAAACAAAACAACGCTATATCGTTTCGCGCGGAAAAGATGCGAGCAAAGACCAATCGTATGCGCTGTGGGGACTAACGCAACATTCCCTCGCGCGCACAATGTTTCCGCTTGCAGAACTCACGAAGCCCGAAGCGCGCGCAATCGGTGAGAAACACAACTTGCGTGTTGCAAAGAAAGGCGAGAGTTACGAAATCTGTTTTATTCCCGACAACAATTACGAGCGATTTTTGAAAGAGCGCATTACAAATTTGGAAGAAGATGTTCGCGGAGGAAAAATTATGTTTGAAGGAAAAGAAATAGGAACGCATCGCGGATTTCCGTTTTACACGATTGGTCAGCGCGAAGGACTTGGCGTTGCTGTCGGAGAAAAAATTTATATTACAGAAATTGATGCGAAGGAAAATACGATTTATGTCGGACGCGATGTGGAATTATTTCATCGCGGACTTATTGCAAGCAATGTGAATTTAATTGCGTACGAAAATATTTCCGTTCCCATCAACGTTACGGCGAAAATTCGGTACGGCGATAGCGGAAGTTCTGCGAAAGCATACATTGATACGGAAGGAAAACTGCACGTGCTGTTTGACGAACCGAAACGCGCCATTACGCCGGGACAATCCGTTGCGCTTTACGAAGGCGATGATGTTATTGGCGGTGGAGTGATTGATGAAGTTGTGGAGTGA